The proteins below are encoded in one region of Apium graveolens cultivar Ventura chromosome 4, ASM990537v1, whole genome shotgun sequence:
- the LOC141718102 gene encoding uncharacterized protein LOC141718102, which yields MAYDLIEKDAVIGKKKRNNRLAKLKQSKLDVRREQWLSQVKNKEQKADSDGQSISPTLFSLVTGEDNKLSKSSELKEVDIEVSSIHEIDLDSFMSSPVGSSNLPDSSCSCTSSRCCSVSVSENEEDSCLDDWETIADALFATEKHHDQTIDSPPQSMKNNSSIDPRSVNQNSYTPFKEKEGKKLISGALGKSQAWRLDDSSRPQSLPNLVKQNYKKLRSSRRATATWARQIVEPQPSSCPICYEDLDPTDSSFLPCPCGFHLCLFCHKRIIEGDARCPGCRKQYEHIKGDLGFNSEVDLSRARYGSLRTWIF from the exons ATGGCCTATGATTTGATCGAAAAAGACGCTGTCATTGGCAAGAAAAAACGG AATAACCGATTGGCGAAACTCAAACAGAGCAAGCTCGATGTTCGCCGCGAACAATGGCTCTCGCAAG TTAAGAATAAAGAACAGAAAGCAGATTCAGATGGACAGAGCATATCTCCTACGCTGTTCTCACTGGTGACTGGTGAGGATAACAAATTATCCAAGAGTTCAGAGTTAAAGGAGGTTGATATTGAGGTGTCAAGCATTCATGAAATCGATTTGGACTCCTTCATGAGTAGCCCAGTTGGCAGCAGTAATCTTCCTGATAGTAGCTGTAGCTGTACCAGTAGCAGGTGTTGCTCTGTCAGTGTTAGTGAAAACGAAGAGGACAGTTGTCTGGATGACTGGGAGACTATTGCTGATGCCTTGTTTGCTACAGAGAAGCACCATGACCAAACAATTGATTCTCCTCCTCAGTCTATGAAGAATAATAGCTCAATTGACCCTAGATCAGTAAATCAGAATTCTTATACCCCCTTCAAAGAAAAGGAGGGTAAGAAATTGATATCTGGGGCTCTGGGGAAATCTCAAGCATGGCGGTTAGATGATTCCTCCCGCCCTCAAAGTCTTCCAAACCTGGTGAAGCAGAATTACAAGAAGTTGAGGTCTAGTAGGAGAGCCACTGCCACGTGGGCTAGGCAAATCGTCGAACCTCAGCCATCTTCATGCCCAATATGCTATGAGGATTTGGATCCAACAGACTCAAGTTTTCTTCCGTGTCCTTGTGGGTTCCACCTCTGCCTTTTTTGTCACAAGAGAATCATCGAGGGCGATGCAAGATGCCCAGGATGCAGGAAGCAGTATGAACACATCAAAGGGGATTTAGGATTCAACTCAGAGGTGGATCTAAGCAGAGCCAGATATGGAAGTCTTCGTACATGGATATTTTGA